The Athalia rosae chromosome 7, iyAthRosa1.1, whole genome shotgun sequence genome window below encodes:
- the LOC105692554 gene encoding protein still life, isoform SIF type 1 isoform X5: MGNKLSCSCAPLIRKAYRYEDSPWQAGARGGGVGNVGGRRGDTGHLLRCGSLRERKRLWAEVFHVSASGAGTVKWQQVSEDLVPVNITCVQDSPECIFHITAYNSQVDKILDVRLVQPGTRIGQASECFVYWKDTMTNDTWGLNFTSPIDAKQFRECCSPSFKFSRKASSSYSLKLEPPNKQKIKTRRKPLSTPASPSRSREPQCTCMTPEQFARLRSQDPRYRGIYGASTLPRTIGRSTEMEMIPGRGDKIGAATSSASLYDNVNNANSTPGKTPKSGDSIKLKEKQQQNETCQTTPKTANVATGTANVGSQIGSPEEKCSSVSPKKVGKQSQETSTQQNETERETLKSEGTQAGGTLANKSMRKEQLHHTKSADYTELEMQNGNIFNIVNNNNHGGSRKSKSKSTDDMRIENAQNGGISLDSNTLKRMLKPMSSIDSPVTSPEMTRKRHHHTYHYHPPNNNNQKYSMSETENENYSNPYRSSHNNKFQASRSSHDVGRQYAGGRERMYLDLEHNRCAGDMSPPSDNVIFDNQCYATTPSSSNGNSDMEQQQQPNHCNSRRCIGAGQTYQQQNMTSVSTPGSPTSRLLLEYEMHLRNTLAKGMDAESYSLHTFEALLTQSMENLEFAENIPLNVQRTPHVSRRRPNSNKSSTLPLSYRYCNERQNSKDRDGYYSDRNEIIREKRERDADRDRGYLSDYNSRCASCIDESARAQWFRHSDGWQSGSSTLGSGASNSGNQGYSGHKRSPWDSLPSLRHEGSLNDSGYKSNRTDSMEQRGTFDRQDSVRSDYMSDREGRYGIVQQASLESTDSRLCYLTSSEMSDDDRMSLTTAVSDDDDGESVINSPYRGKQTGTAAASFNCTGAVRKAGFLSVKKWLLRKKHQIELARKRGWKGYWVCLKGTTLLFYPCDSHESRSVEAAPKHLIIVDGAIMQPIPEHPKRDYIFCLSTAFGDAYLFQAPCQVELENWVNSIHSACAAAFARHRGKTGTLHLLQEEIFRLEKAIESQSVVSDVETKQQINNQIVQWEENLERLHCEQFRLRCYMASLQSGELPNPKSLLTHVSRATKQTLNKLGVFTVSSFHAFICARSPSLLNNLLAGRGATKRRPPLLSRSNSSSSKRSLQISSRDEEKTVKVSVPENQVTNNQLVSVFLRDAMSVEEFLASACSRKGLNPMEHFVRVKKRRDMEDHNYFVPHRTDLIETYLHTHEIVEVCAKILYQVELQRNTLDQMWGFSVEAELIENSDRQDELCCYVSRVEDKSVAMQNGIIKSDEIMVINGAIVSDLDMMYLESVLQEELALCMMMRSSRTEPPDLSGIIRVTDDIIESLVCPPPPSDPPVISEEMISGLIVPAPGWSKEGMLQECPSVSHMENGKQTSRTNSFEIENLLKTAEQVTGFCRSPGETRKSSPTGSVVSSHSQALTPSRQLSDAEKLKKVILELIDTERTYVKNLNNLLENYLEPLKRETFLSNAEINALFGNIQEIVTFQRQFLQNLDHAIEMESDFNNFDHPSQFKGVLFSIGSAFLYYVNHFKLYSSFCASHSKAQKVLHPNEGNQALQEFLSARNPRQQHSSTLESYLIKPIQRILKYPLLLQQLRNLTDEHSEEHEHLIEALKGMEKVAEHINEMQRIHEEYGAIFDHLFRQHQKSCKQPIDLSPGDLLYYGGVEWLNISDFLGKIKKGLELHAMCFVFKSAVVFLCKERLRQKKKLMGVSTKANSSEVEIIRYQVLIPVTEVQVRASSAKDMESHFLWELIHLRSQLQRRSEKVYVLSNSTTDFRNAFLKTIRQIIRESVRNMSIPSTKQNMSQPSMSISPRMSTGHVEKYEKPTSQGQSQNGNGTVSKKSVKQQLLANQHNVKRKYSQSKHSVDHESSEDKDFEEAQTTTSSAASTTTITTSSASTTSTNPTTFRSRSKTISDSSGVAGTVLITGEIKVDMESGTKSEGEEDSQAFLGEKKTTLGRTPNHLTLSTTSTISAGSTGSQARLIQSSHQPENYQPITVKELGSPIWKPRELPSMGEATTLPRKGKSAGEFADMSSAHSASRKSLIEINNCAQQSNFNNHV, translated from the exons ATGGGCAACAAGCTATCATGCAGTTGCGCGCCCTTAATAAGGAAGGCTTACCGATACGAGGACTCCCCGTGGCAGGCCGGGGCCAGGGGCGGAGGCGTCGGCAACGTGGGAGGGCGAAGGGGGGACACTGGTCACTTGCTCAGGTGCGGAAGCttaagagagaggaagag GCTTTGGGCGGAGGTATTTCACGTGAGTGCGAGCGGAGCTGGTACGGTGAAATGGCAGCAAGTTTCGGAAGACCTTGTTCCAGTGAATATCACCTGCGTACAGGATTCTCCCGAGTGCATATTCCATATCACAGCGTACAACAGCCAGGTCGACAAGATCCTCGACGTCCGGCTCGTTCAACCCG GGACGAGGATCGGCCAGGCTTCGGAATGCTTCGTTTACTGGAAGGACACGATGACCAACGACACTTGGGGACTGAATTTCACGTCGCCGATCGACGCCAAACAATTCAGAGAGTGTTGC TCACCGTCGTTCAAATTCTCGCGGAAAGCATCGTCCTCGTATTCCCTGAAATTGGAACCGCCGAACAAGCAGAAAATAAAGACGCGAAGAAAGCCGCTCTCTACACCGGCTTCGCCAAGCCGTTCGAGAGAACCGCAGTGCACGTGCATGACCCCCGAACAATTCGCAAGACTTCGAAGCCAGGACCCGCGATATCGAGGGATCTACG GGGCTTCGACGCTACCGAGGACCATCGGCAGGTCGACGGAGATGGAAATGATACCGGGAAGAGGCGACAAAATAGGCGCGGCAACGTCCAGCGCATCTTTGTACGACAACGTGAACAACGCCAACAGCACACCGGGTAAAACACCGAAATCCGGCGACTCGATTAAACTGAAAGAAAAGCAACAGCAGAACGAAACCTGCCAGACGACTCCGAAGACTGCAAACGTCGCTACGGGAACAGCGAACGTCGGATCTCAA ATCGGTAGCCCGGAGGAGAAGTGTTCGTCGGTGTCGCCGAAGAAGGTGGGAAAGCAGAGCCAGGAGACGTCGACTCAGCAGAACGAAACGGAGCGAGAAACTTTAAAATCGGAAGGTACCCAGGCGGGGGGTACGCTGGCGAATAAGTCGATGAGAAAGGAGCAGCTCCATCATACGAAATCGGCCGATTACACGGAACTGGAGATGCAGAACGGCAACATATTCAACATtgtcaacaacaacaatcacGGCGGCTCGAGAAAATCGAAGAGCAAAAGCACCGACGACATGAGAATCGAGAATGCGCAAAACGGGGGCATAAGTCTTGATTCGAACACCCTCAAGCGGATGCTGAAACCGATGTCTAGCATCGACAGTCCCGTGACTTCGCCGGAAATGACGCGGAAGAGGCACCACCACACCTACCACTACCATCCccccaacaacaacaaccaaaaATATTCCATGTCCGAGACTGAGAACGAGAACTACTCGAATCCCTACCGAAGTTCGCATAACAACAAATTTCAGGCCTCGAGGAGCTCGCACGACGTCGGGAGACAGTACGCCG GAGGCAGAGAGAGGATGTACTTAGATTTGGAACATAATCGGTGCGCAGGTGACATGTCGCCGCCGTCGGACAACGTTATATTCGACAACCAGTGTTACGCTACGACGCCAAGTTCGTCGAACGGTAATTCGGACatggagcagcagcagcagccgaaTCACTGCAATTCGAGACGTTGCATCGGTGCGGGTCAAACATATCAGCAGCAAAATATGACCTCCGTTTCGACACCCGGGAGTCCGACCAGCAGATTATTGTTGGAATACGAGATGCACCTGCGTAACACACTGGCGAAGGGCATGGACGCCGAGAGCTACAGTCTCCACACCTTCGAGGCCCTGCTCACCCAGAGCATGGAAAATTTAG aaTTCGCAGAAAATATACCGCTGAATGTACAACGCACACCGCACGTTTCGAGGAGAC GACCGAATTCCAACAAATCTTCCACGCTGCCGCTTTCGTATCGTTACTGCAACGAACGACAGAACAGCAAAGATCGCGACGGATATTACAGCGATCGAAATGAGATTATTCGAGAAAAACGGGAACGGGACGCCGATCGGGACAGAGGATACCTCAGCGATTACAATTCGCG ATGCGCGTCCTGCATCGACGAGTCAGCCCGAGCCCAATGGTTCCGTCACTCGGACGGTTGGCAATCGGGAAGTTCTACCCTCGGTTCCGGGGCATCGAATTCCGGAAATCAGGGATATTCGGGTCACAAAAGGTCGCCGTGGGATTCCCTGCCATCACTGAGACACGAGGGTAGCCTGAACGACAGCGGTTACAAATCGAACCGAACGGATTCGATGGAgcagag GGGTACTTTCGATCGACAGGATAGCGTTAGGTCGGATTACATGTCCGATAGAGAGGGGAGATACGGAATCGTTCAACAAGCGTCTCTGGAAAGTACCGATTCGAGACTTTGCTATCTTACATCGTCCGAG ATGTCGGACGACGACCGTATGTCATTGACGACGGCGGtgagcgacgacgacgacggcgagaGCGTGATAAATTCGCCGTACAGAGGAAAGCAGACCGGTACGGCGGCCGCGTCTTTCAACTGCACGGGTGCCGTCCGAAAAGCAGG ATTTTTGAGCGTCAAGAAATGGCTCCTCCGCAAAAAGCATCAGATCGAATTGGCCAGAAAACGGGGTTGGAAGGGCTATTGGGTCTGTCTGAAGGGTACAACGCTACTATTTTACCCTTGCGATTCACACGAGAGCAGATCCGTTGAGGCTGCTCCCAAGCATCTGATAATCGTCGACGGTGCGATTATGCAACCCATACCGGAACACCCGAAAAGAGATTACATCTTTTGCCTGAGCACGGCCTTCGGAGACGCTTATCTCTTCCAG GCACCGTGTCAAGTGGAGTTGGAAAATTGGGTGAACAGTATTCACTCGGCGTGTGCGGCGGCGTTCGCACGTCACCGCGGAAAAACCGGCACCCTTCATTTGCTTCAGGAGGAAATATTCCGATTGGAAAAAGCTATAGAGTCG CAATCCGTGGTATCCGACGTGGAGACGAAACAGCAAATAAACAACCAGATCGTACAGTGGGAGGAAAATCTCGAGAGACTGCATTGCGAACAATTCAGACTGAGGTGCTACATGGCCAGTTTGCAAAGCGGGGAATTACCCAATCCGAAG AGTCTTCTAACGCACGTATCCCGGGCGACGAAGCAGACCCTGAACAAACTCGGGGTTTTCACGGTCTCGTCGTTCCACGCTTTCATATGCGCCAGAAGTCCCTCGTTGTTGAACAATTTGTTGGCCGGTCGCGGAGCGACGAAGAGACGACCCCCTTTGCTGTCGAGGTCGAACAGCAGTTCCAGCAAGAGGTCACTGCAGATATCGTCGAGGGATGAGGAGAAAACCGTCAAAGTATCCGTGCCGGAAAACCAGGTAACAAATAACCAA CTGGTCTCGGTGTTCCTGCGGGACGCGATGTCCGTCGAAGAATTCTTGGCCAGCGCGTGCAGCAGAAAGGGTCTCAATCCGATGGAGCATTTCGTGAGGGTGAAAAAACGGCGGGACATGGAAGACCACAATTATTTCGTGCCCCACAGAACGGACCTGATCGAGACCTAC TTGCACACCCACGAGATCGTCGAGGTGTGCGCGAAAATTCTCTACCAAGTCGAGCTGCAGCGTAACACGTTGGACCAAATGTGGGGATTTTCGGTGGAGGCGGAGCTGATAGAAAATTCGGACAGGCAGGACGAATTGTGCTGTTACGTGAGCAGAGTAGAGGACAAAAGTGTGGCGATGCAGAACG gCATAATAAAAAGCGACGAGATAATGGTGATAAACGGGGCGATAGTGAGCGACTTGGACATGATGTACCTGGAGAGCGTTCTGCAAGAAGAATTGGCCCTCTGCATGATGATGCGATCCTCGAGAACCGAGCCACCGGATTTATCCGGTATAATCCGAGTCACCGACGACATCATCGAGAGTCTGGTCTGTCCCCCGCCTCCCTCCGATCCCCCGGTCATCAGCGAGGAGATGATATCCGGTCTGATTGTTCCGGCGCCGGGATGGA GCAAGGAAGGGATGCTGCAGGAATGCCCGTCGGTATCGCACATGGAGAACGGAAAGCAAACGTCGCGAACGAATTCTTTCGAGATAGAAAATTTACTGAAAACCGCCGAACAAGTTACCGGGTTCTGCCGATCGCCCGGAGAAACCAGAAAATCAAGCCCCACCGGAAGCGTTGTTAGCTCACATTCACAGGCGCTTACACCCAGCCGGCAACTCAGCGATgctgaaaaactgaaaaaagtcATTTTGGAATTGATAGATACCGAACGGACTTATGTAAAG aatttaaataatttgcTGGAAAACTATCTAGAGCCCCTGAAGCGAGAAACATTTTTATCGAACGCAGAAATAAACGCCTTGTTCGGAAACATACAAGAAATTGTTACCTTCCAAAggcaatttttgcaaaatttggATCACGCAATCGAAATGGAATcggatttcaataatttcgatCACCCGAGTCAATTCAAG GGGGTCCTGTTTTCCATCGGAAGTGCCTTTTTGTATTATGTAAACCACTTCAAATTATACAGTTCATTTTGCGCTAGTCACTCGAAGGCTCAGAAAGTTTTACATCCCA acGAAGGCAATCAAGCGCTGCAGGAATTTTTATCGGCGAGAAATCCTCGCCAGCAACATTCGTCGACCCTCGAATCTTACCTGATAAAACCGATTCAGCGAATCTTAAAATATCCTCTTCTGCTACAGCAGCTCAGAAATCTCACCGACGAGCACAGCGAGGAGCACGAGCACTTGATCG AGGCTCTGAAGGGGATGGAAAAGGTAGCTGAGCACATAAACGAAATGCAACGAATTCACGAAGAGTACGGAGCAATTTTTGATCACCTTTTCAGACAGCATCAAAAATCGTGCAAAcag CCGATCGATTTGAGCCCCGGCGATCTTCTTTACTACGGCGGCGTCGAATGGTTGAacatttcagattttttgggaaaaataaaaaaaggattgGAGCTGCACGCTATGTGCTTCGTGTTCAAATCCGCTGTCGTATTCCTCTGCAAGGAGAGACTcagacagaagaaaaaattgatg GGTGTTTCAACGAAGGCCAATTCTAGCGAGGTAGAGATAATAAGATATCAAGTTTTGATACCTGTAACCGAAGTCCAGGTCCGCGCGAGCTCCGCCAAGGACATGGAGTCCCATTTCCTGTGGGAATTGATCCACCTGAGGAGCCAGTTGCAGCGACGATCTGAAAAAGTTTACGTCTTGTCAAACAG CACGACGGACTTCCGTAACGCGTTCCTGAAAACGATTCGTCAGATAATTCGCGAATCCGTTAGGAACATGAGCATACCGTCTACTAAGCAGAACATGTCTCAACCGTCGATGTCGATATCGCCCCGGATGTCCACCGGCCACGTGGAAAAGTACGAGAAACCGACGAGTCAAGGTCAATCGCAAAACGGCAACGGTACGGTGTCGAAGAAAAGCGTTAAACAGCAATTGCTCGCTAATCAGCACAACGTGAAACGGAAGTACAGCCAATCGAAGCACAGCGTCGACCACGAAAGTTCGGAGGACAAAGACTTCGAAGAGGCTCAAACGACAACGTCGTCCGCCGCATCgacaacaacgataacaacGTCGTCCGCATCGACAACCTCCACGAATCCCACAACCTTTCGATCGAGGAGCAAAACCATCAGCGACAGCTCCG GAGTAGCGGGTACTGTTTTAATTACAGGTGAGATAAAGGTAGACATGGAGTCGGGTACAAAGTCAGAAGGCGAAGAGGACTCGCAGGCTTTTttaggcgagaaaaaaacgactcTAGGGCGAACGCCGAATCATTTGACATTGAGTACGACATCCACAATATCCGCCGGAAGCACCGGTAGTCAAGCGCGTCTCATACAGTCCTCTCATCAGCCCGAGAACTACCAGCCGATTACCGTCAAAGAACTCG gttcGCCGATTTGGAAGCCGAGAGAGCTGCCGTCGATGGGTGAAGCGACAACTTTGCCGCGGAAGGGTAAGTCGGCTGGGGAGTTCGCGGACATGTCATCTGCTCACAGCGCATCCCGTAAATCTCTCatagaaattaataattgtgcTCAACAATCTAACTTTAATAATCACGTATaa